In a single window of the Chaetodon trifascialis isolate fChaTrf1 chromosome 19, fChaTrf1.hap1, whole genome shotgun sequence genome:
- the znf106b gene encoding zinc finger protein 106 gives MACPSDQEQMNQLLAVSLREEELSQSLQDLDNSLVEARNALQAAYTEVQRLLLLKQQCTTEVNSLRAKRIEILQGMQGGYLGASNVAGKAITSSAAAMQPRLSPLPSSSAFPTSSSPQTPPTNPASSVSQPHPTPVSLPAIPVKQGISQSPAVSCSPDTAEVPANPPVPLFPPDLLPPLLLPLPCLAAPTAAVSSLKQLKAVCSASENPSPESPARQLEQVTKDDSKDYEKTAMIASEEADGDSEEETGGNPVLAAEKPASTLVPERDQNASAAAPDDNGGNKSDNSVEMMEPSNQDVIDVDESDNEEIVANVPVHQEPPQKSASEEFSSASTQTFQQPDVERKAQSTPVPVKEATAPAECVEELKDEELSLGAFVNHTGPVHSLHVHEGLLYTCSGDNTARAYSLTNKECLTVFTGHTSKVNCLLVSSVPNMLARLFTGSSDQTIRCYSLKSTKCLEQISLSDRVLCLHMAWNILFAGLADGSVASYDLKTLKQIDVFECHGPRGVSCLGTAQEGARRVLLVGSYDSTISVRDAKSGLLLRSLKGHTKTVLCMKVVNDLVFSGSSDMSVHAHNIHTGELVRIYKGHSHAVTSIVILGKVMVTACLDKLIRVYELQSHDRLQVYGGHSDMVMCMTVHKSVIYTGCYDGSIQAVKLNLTKNFRCWWQNCSLIFGMAEHLVQHLIRDHTNPNLQMVKCRWRGCSTFFARQQTVREELPDHMQRHVQSDSEVLP, from the exons ATGGCCTGCCCTTCAGATCAGGAACAAATGAACCAGCTGTTGGCTGTGTctctgagagaggaggagctgagccaGTCTTTACAGGATTTGGACAATTCTCTGGTGGAGGCCCGCAACGCCCTGCAAGCTGCCTACACAGAGGTCCAAAGactcctgctgctgaaacagcAG TGTACCACTGAGGTCAACAGTCTGAGAGCCAAGCGCATTGAGATCCTGCAGGGGATGCAAG GAGGATACTTAGGGGCATCTAATGTAGCAGGGAAAGCCATAACCTCATCAGCTGCTGCCATGCAACCAAGACTCTCTCCCCTTCCTTCCTCTAGTGCCTTCCCCACCTCTTCCAGCCCACAGACACCTCCCACAAACCCAGCATCTTCCGTCAGCCAACCTCATCCAACCCCCGTCTCCCTGCCAGCTATACCAGTAAAGCAAGGAATCAGCCAATCTCCTGCAGTCTCCTGTAGCCCTGATACAGCCGAGGTACCTGCGAACCCGCCTGTCCCCCTGTTTCCCCCTGATTTGCTCCCTCCGCTGCTGCTTCCATTACCATGCTTAGCCGCCCCTACAGCTGCAGTTAGCTCTCTCAAACAACTCAAAGCAGTTTGTTCTGCATCGGAGAATCCTTCTCCTGAATCACCTGCCAGACAGCTGGAGCAAGTGACGAAGGACGATTCAAAGGACTACGAGAAAACAGCGATGATAGCGAGCGAGGAAGCTGACGGTGATTCTGAGGAAGAGACGGGAGGAAATCCGGTGCTGGCAGCAGAGAAGCCGGCCTCCACACTTGTCCCTGAAAGAGATCAGAATGCGTCTGCTGCTGCACCGGACGACAATGGAGGGAACAAGAGCGACAACTCCGTCGAAATGATGGAGCCCTCTAACCAGGACGTGATCGATGTCGATGAATCGGACAATGAGGAGATCGTCGCAAATGTTCCCGTCCACCAAGAGCCTCCCCAGAAATCTGCCAGCGAGGAGTTCAGCTCTGCAAGCACACAGACATTTCAGCAACCTGATGTTGAGAG AAAAGCTCAGTCTACACCTGTGCCAGTCAAAGAGGCCACTGCTCCTGCAG aGTGTGTTGAGGAGCTTAAGGATGAGGAGCTGTCCTTGGGAGCTTTTGTGAATCACACGGGCCCCGTCCACAGCCTCCACGTTCACGAGGGCCTGTTGTACACATGTTCAGGGGACAACACAGCACGGGCCTACAGCCTGACG AACAAGGAGTGCCTAACAGTGTTTACAGGTCACACAAGCAAAGTCAACTGTCTGCTGGTGTCGTCCGTCCCAAACATGCTGGCACGCCTCTTCACGGGGTCCAGTGACCAGACTATCCGCTGTTACAGCCTAAAG TCTACGAAGTGCCTGGAGCAGATCTCACTGTCGGACAGagtgttgtgtttgcacatgGCCTGGAATATTCTGTTTGCTGGACTCGCCGATGGATCAGTGGCCAGCTATGACTTAAAG ACTCTGAAGCAGATAGATGTGTTTGAGTGCCATGGCCCGCGAGGCGTGAGCTGCCTGGGTACAGCACAGGAGGGCGCCCGCCGAGTGCTGCTGGTCGGCTCCTACGACAGCACCATCAGCGTACGAGATGCCAAGAGCGGCCTGCTGCTGCGCTCGCTGAAGGGTCACACCAAGACTGTGCTCTGTATGAAG GTGGTGAATGACCTGGTCTTCAGCGGCTCCAGTGACATGTCTGTTCATGCCCACAACATCCAC ACAGGTGAGTTGGTTCGTATCTACAAAGGTCACAGTCATGCCGTCACATCAATCGTCATCCTGGGGAAAGTGATGGTGACGGCCTGTCTGGATAAACTGATCCGAGTGTATGAGCTGCAG TCCCATGACCGCCTGCAGGTCTACGGGGGTCACAGCGACATGGTGATGTGCATGACTGTACATAAGAGTGTG ATCTATACAGGCTGTTACGATGGCAGCATTCAGGCTGTGAAGCTCAACTTGACGAAGAACTTCCGCTGCTGG TGGCAGAATTGCTCTCTAATCTTCGGCATGGCGGAGCACCTTGTTCAGCACCTCATTAGAGATCACACCAACCCGAATCTGCAGATGGTCAAATGCCGctggagaggctgcagcacTTTTTTTGCCCGGCAGCAGACGGTTAGGGAG GAGCTGCCTGACCACATGCAGAGACACGTGCAGAGCGACAGCGAGGTGCTGCCTTGA